A window of Maniola hyperantus chromosome 26, iAphHyp1.2, whole genome shotgun sequence contains these coding sequences:
- the LOC138404169 gene encoding zinc finger protein 271-like has product MRCCVPFCRTTAVVVSESKITFHEFPRELHLRAAWLRALGKQDTPLPEHAVVCSKHFLNDEICETESGSRRIRTGAVPSPVLVCMMCLDTGSKLVLMSKYKLEEAYEHLVGHPLCAQGKLRETLCVLCAQRLVNFSTFRDKSLRARSLMMELLDRHEVITIRHVKLISRVKHQLQSDIVSAVSEPDYCDVHIAHSDADGRTELDATDEAVAEPAADETQAPTAHIIPKPESSGDCHQVLVASSVLANNHGDEDHPTDTGDELNILSFENDTNILEYSRKSQDSVLKPKESSDNINLRTTRRNVLSKNKHNSQDILGTQLGNYTEQIQYICDVCQKIFQRKSSLVTHIRAHTYANTFSCKLRERKFTQNSTLSSPRRTHTGDKPYPCKLRKYKSTHKSSLVSHMRTHTGDKPFVCKLCDYKCTASSNLVRHMRTHTGEKPFVCKLCNYKFSRNNSLVKHMRTHTGDKPFVCKLCNYKCTVNSSLVSHMRIHTGEKPFVCKLCDYKCTQSSRLVRHMRTHTGEKPFVCKLCDYKCTVNSSLVSHMRTHTGEKPFVCKLCDYKCTQSSRLVRHMRTHTGEKPFVCKLCDYKCTVNSNLVSHVRIHTGEKPFVCKLCDYKCTQSSRLVRHMRTHTGEKPFVCKLCDYKCTVNSNLVSHMRTHTGEKPFVCKLCDYKCTVNSNLVSHMRTHTGEKPFVCKLCDYKCTVNSSLVSHMRTHTGEKPFVCKLCDYKCTQNINLVSHMKTHTGQKPF; this is encoded by the exons ATGCGCTGCTGTGTGCCCTTCTGCAGAACCACTGCGGTGGTCGTCTCCGAATCCAAGATTACATTTCACGA GTTCCCCAGAGAATTGCATCTTCGTGCTGCTTGGCTCAGAGCCCTCGGCAAACAAGACACTCCCCTGCCAGAGCATGCTGTGGTGTGCTCGAAGCATTTTCTAAACGATGAAATTTGTGAAACAGAAAGTGGCTCAAGGCGGATTCGTACTGGTGCTGTCCCCTCGCCAGTGCTG GTCTGCATGATGTGCCTGGACACTGGCAGCAAGCTGGTTCTGATGAGTAAATACAAGTTGGAAGAAGCATATGAACATTTAGTGGGACATCCT TTGTGTGCTCAAGGAAAGCTCAGAGAAACGCTTTGTGTGCTATGTGCCCAGAGACTGGTGAACTTTAGCACATTCagagacaagagcttgagagcGCGCTCCCTGATGATGGAGCTGCTTGACAGACATGAAGTG ATAACAATACGACATGTCAAACTGATAAGTCGCGTCAAACACCAACTACAGTCTGACATTGTCTCGGCGGTGTCGGAGCCTGACTACTGCGATGTGCACATAGCACACTCCgacgcggacggacggacagaactAGACGCGACTGATGAAGCAGTTGCAGAGCCAGCCGCGGACGAAACACAGGCTCCCACTGC GCACATTATTCCCAAGCCGGAGTCGTCAGGAGACTGCCATCAAGTTTTGG TCGCTTCTTCGGTACTCGCGAACAATCACGGAGACGAAGACCATCCGACCGATACAGGCGACGAGTTGAATATATTGTCTTTCGAAAATGATACAAACATTTTGGAATATTCAAGGAAATCCCAGGACTCCGTACTCAAACCAAAGGAATCAAGTGATAATATCAATTTGCGAACAACGAGGCGAAATGTTCtttcaaaaaacaaacacaattcCCAGGATATACTCGGTACACAGTTAGGAAACTATACTGAGCAGATACAGTATATATGTGACGTTTGTCAAAAGATATTTCAACGGAAAAGTTCCTTAGTTACCCACATTAGGGCACACACTTACGCAAACACTTTCTCATGTAAGTTAAGAGAGCGCAAATTCACTCAAAATAGTACGTTATCGAGCCCCaggaggactcacactggcgacaAGCCTTACCCTTGTAAGTTACGTAAATACAAAAGTACACACAAAagtagtttagtgagtcacatgaggactcacactggcgataagccttttgtgtgtaagctgtgcgattataaatgtacagcaAGCAGTaatttagtgaggcacatgaggactcacactggcgaaaagccttttgtgtgtaagttgtgcaattacaaattttcacgaaataatagtttagtgaagcacatgaggactcacactggcgataaaccttttgtgtgtaagttgtgcaattataaatgtacagtaaacagtagtctagtgagtcacatgaggattcacactggcgaaaagccttttgtgtgtaagttgtgcgattataaatgtacacaAAGCAGTAggttagtgaggcacatgaggactcacactggcgaaaagccttttgtgtgtaagttgtgcgattataaatgtacagtgaacagtagtttagtgagtcacatgaggactcacactggcgaaaagccttttgtgtgtaagttgtgcgattataaatgtacacaAAGCAGTAggttagtgaggcacatgaggactcacactggcgaaaagccttttgtgtgtaagttgtgcgattataaatgtacagtaaacagtaatTTAGTGAGTCACGTGAGGattcacactggcgaaaagccttttgtgtgtaagttgtgcgattataaatgtacacaAAGCAGTAggttagtgaggcacatgaggactcacactggcgaaaagccttttgtgtgtaagttgtgcgattataaatgtacagtaaacagtaatttagtgagtcacatgaggactcacactggcgaaaagccttttgtgtgtaagttgtgcgattataaatgtacagtaaacagtaatttagtgagtcacatgaggactcacactggcgaaaagccttttgtgtgtaagttgtgcgattataaatgtacagtgaacagtagtttagtgagtcacatgaggactcacactggcgaaaagccttttgtgtgtaagttgtgcgattataaatgtacacaaaatattaatttagtgagtcacatgaagACTCACACTGGCCAAaaacctttttaa
- the LOC138404124 gene encoding zinc finger protein 561-like, whose amino-acid sequence MRTHTGEKPFVCKLCDYKCTVNSNLVSHVRIHTGEKPFVCKLCDYKCTQSSRLVRHMRTHTGEKPFVCKLCDYKCTVNSRLVRHMRTHTGEKPFVCKLGDYKCAVKSNLAKHMRTHTVAC is encoded by the coding sequence atgaggactcacactggcgaaaagccttttgtgtgtaagttgtgcgattataaatgtacagtaaacagtaatTTAGTGAGTCACGTGAGGattcacactggcgaaaagccttttgtgtgtaagttgtgcgattataaatgtacacaAAGCAGTAggttagtgaggcacatgaggactcacactggcgaaaagccttttgtgtgtaagttgtgcgattataaatgtacagtaaacagtaggttagtgaggcacatgaggactcacactggcgaaaagccttttgtgtgtaagttgggTGATTATAAATGTGCAGTAAAAAGTAATTTAGcgaagcacatgaggactcacactgtcGCTTGTTAG